The following proteins come from a genomic window of Triticum aestivum cultivar Chinese Spring chromosome 6A, IWGSC CS RefSeq v2.1, whole genome shotgun sequence:
- the LOC123128888 gene encoding serine/threonine-protein kinase/endoribonuclease IRE1 isoform X2: protein MAPKLPWELEEFIARTPYIRDSVVTIGSKASTTFAVDADSGEIIYKHSLPAALNELAVPAGEAPSKLDVGRSSNIIVVVRTDYSLSASDLGVHLFNWTRSSFSANYYVKQSHPNMLEQSSCLQENIPCIRTDGVPIKLTLPDSSTANALVLQDVNKVTTRDGADALRQLQTLVIPQQTASKSGVALNGTQNQTVDGALVHLVPADPQANRFTNNAYGLLFPVLTLLVVLAWLVRLAYSSKSCKQFMSVLMKPFVREQKSIDLRGKSEGTSKRRKTRKKDGRANSTEIGSASDKESSGTGGSNEMLYALPDGLDGCQIGKLRVHKKEIGKGSNGTVVFEGSYDGREVAVKRLLRSHTDIAQKEIQNLIASDRDPNIVRLYGCDQDDNFVYISLERCRCSLADLIQQHTDPSFSDVEKIDVELWTQDGLPSPQLLKLMRDVVAGIVHLHSLGIIHRDLKPQNVLISKEGSLSAKLSDMGISKRLQEDMSSLSHHGTGYGSSGWQAPEQLRRASQTRAMDLFSLGCLIFYCITKGKHPFGEYYERDINIINGHFDLFVVDHIPEAVHLISLLLQPKPDERPTAVYAINHPLFWSPELRLLFLRDTSDRIEKTTETDLLNALESIGHQAFGGKWREKLDDGLVADVGRYRKYNFESTRDLLRLIRNKSGHYRELPADLKELLGSLPEGFDRYFSIRFPKLLIEVYKVMSVYCKDEEDFRKYFIGISV, encoded by the exons ATGGCACCG AAACTTCCCTGGGAATTGGAAGAGTTTATCGCTAGAACTCCATACATACGGGATTCTGTGGTTACTATTGGATCAAAAGCCTCGACAACTTTTGCCGTTGATGCTGATAGTGGTGAGATCATTTACAAGCATAGTCTGCCAGCCGCCCTGAATGAGTTAGCAGTCCCGGCTGGGGAAGCACCATCCAAGTTAGATGTTGGTAGAAGTTCTAATATCATCGTGGTTGTGAGAACCGATTATTCTCTCAGTGCATCAGATCTTGGTGTACATTTGTTTAACTGGACACGGTCTTCTTTCTCTGCAAACTACTATGTTAAACAAAGCCATCCAAATATGCTTGAACAATCATCCTGTTTGCAAGAAAATATTCCGTGCATTAGGACTGATGGTGTACCGATCAAACTTACTTTACCTGATTCCAGTACAGCCAATGCACTTGTCTTGCAAGATGTGAACAAAGTTACCACTAGGGATGGTGCTGATGCTTTGAGACAACTTCAAACTTTGGTGATTCCACAACAAACTGCTAGCAAGTCTGGTGTAGCCCTGAATGGCACTCAGAATCAAACTGTTGATGGTGCTCTTGTTCATCTTGTCCCTGCTGACCCCCAAGCCAACAGGTTCACTAATAATGCTTATGGATTGCTATTCCCGGTGCTTACCTTATTGGTGGTCCTTGCTTGGCTGGTGAGGTTGGCCTATTCAAGCAAGTCTTGCAAGCAATTCATGAGTGTACTTATGAAGCCATTTGTTCGTGAACAGAAATCAATAGACCTTAGAGGGAAGTCAGAGGGAACATCTAAGAGAAGGAAAACACGGAAGAAAGATGGAAGGGCCAATAGCACAGAGATCGGTTCAGCATCTGACAAAGAGAGCAGTGGAACTGGTGGGTCAAATGAGATGCTGTATGCACTCCCTGATGGCCTTGATGGATGCCAGATTGGAAAACTTCGTGTTCACAAAAAGGAAATTGGTAAAGGGAGCAATGGCACAGTTGTCTTTGAGGGTTCCTATGATGGACGTGAAGTTGCAGTGAAACGCCTGCTTCGTTCACACACTGATATAGCCCAAAAAGAGATTCAGAATCTTATTGCATCGGATCGTGATCCTAATATTGTTAGACTGTATGGCTGTGATCAGGATGACAATTTTGTTTATATTTCCCTTGAGAGGTGCCGCTGCAGCTTGGCTGATCTGATCCAACAGCATACAGATCCATCTTTTTCAGATGTTGAGAAAATAGATGTAGAACTTTGGACGCAGGATGGACTTCCTTCGCCACAACTCCTAAAGCTGATGAG AGATGTTGTCGCTGGTATTGTGCATTTGCATAGTTTAGGAATCATACATCGCGATTTGAAGCCTCAGAATGTCTTAATAAGTAAGGAGGGATCTCTCAGTGCAAAGCTTTCTGATATGGGTATCAGTAAGCGTTTGCAAGAGGATATGTCGTCTCTTAGTCATCATGGCACTG GATATGGAAGCTCCGGTTGGCAAGCACCTGAGCAGCTTCGTCGTGCTAGTCAGACTCGCGCAATGGATTTATTTAGTTTGGGCTGCCTTATTTTCTATTGTATCACTAAAGGCAAGCATCCGTTTGGTGAGTACTATGAACGGGACATAAACATTATAAACGGTCACTTTGATCTCTTCGTGGTGGATCACATTCCAGAAGCGGTGCATCTTATTTCTCTGTTGTTACAACCAAAACCAGATGAGAG ACCCACAGCGGTGTACGCGATAAATCATCCTCTCTTTTGGAGCCCTGAGTTGCGGCTTTTGTTTCTAAGAGATACCAGCGATAGAATTGAGAAAACCACTGAAACTGACCTCCTTAATGCTTTGGAAAGCATAGGGCATCAAGCTTTTGGTGGAAAATGGCGAGAAAAGTTGGATGATGGTCTGGTTGCCGATGTGGGTCGTTATAGGAAATATAATTTCGAGTCAACTCGTGACCTTCTCAGGTTGATTAGAAACAAGTCAGGACATTACAGAGAGCTTCCAGCTGATCTCAAG GAGTTACTTGGGTCACTGCCTGAGGGATTTGATCGTTATTTCTCAATCCGATTTCCAAAGCTGCTGATTGAAGTGTACAAGGTCATGTCAGTTTATTGCAAGGATGAAGAAGATTTCAGGAAATATTTCATTGGGATCTCGGTATAA
- the LOC123128888 gene encoding serine/threonine-protein kinase/endoribonuclease IRE1 isoform X1, with protein sequence MRSLRRVLLPLVLLSGLAFRGARFEDDADSAPAPLLLPLPLPAPQQPAPSLALPAAGGRGDEAGSTEIVPAEQPFLVRPPRRRSVPSNAVKNPDVGPGISSELRFYDNGTIQLVDRLSESPLWQFSTGPPLSKHITTTNSDLSYLIYPLDESDLVEVHNGTGVKLPWELEEFIARTPYIRDSVVTIGSKASTTFAVDADSGEIIYKHSLPAALNELAVPAGEAPSKLDVGRSSNIIVVVRTDYSLSASDLGVHLFNWTRSSFSANYYVKQSHPNMLEQSSCLQENIPCIRTDGVPIKLTLPDSSTANALVLQDVNKVTTRDGADALRQLQTLVIPQQTASKSGVALNGTQNQTVDGALVHLVPADPQANRFTNNAYGLLFPVLTLLVVLAWLVRLAYSSKSCKQFMSVLMKPFVREQKSIDLRGKSEGTSKRRKTRKKDGRANSTEIGSASDKESSGTGGSNEMLYALPDGLDGCQIGKLRVHKKEIGKGSNGTVVFEGSYDGREVAVKRLLRSHTDIAQKEIQNLIASDRDPNIVRLYGCDQDDNFVYISLERCRCSLADLIQQHTDPSFSDVEKIDVELWTQDGLPSPQLLKLMRDVVAGIVHLHSLGIIHRDLKPQNVLISKEGSLSAKLSDMGISKRLQEDMSSLSHHGTGYGSSGWQAPEQLRRASQTRAMDLFSLGCLIFYCITKGKHPFGEYYERDINIINGHFDLFVVDHIPEAVHLISLLLQPKPDERPTAVYAINHPLFWSPELRLLFLRDTSDRIEKTTETDLLNALESIGHQAFGGKWREKLDDGLVADVGRYRKYNFESTRDLLRLIRNKSGHYRELPADLKELLGSLPEGFDRYFSIRFPKLLIEVYKVMSVYCKDEEDFRKYFIGISV encoded by the exons ATGAGGTCGCTCCGGCGGGTCCTCCTCCCGCTCGTCCTCCTGTCGGGCCTCGCCTTCCGCGGGGCCCGCTTCGAGGACGACGCCGACTCCGCCCCTGCCCCCCTTCTCCTCCCGCTCCCCCTGCCGGCGCCGCAGCAGCCGGCGCCGTCCCTCGCGCTCCCCGCCGCCGGGGGGCGAGGGGACGAGGCGGGCTCCACGGAGATCGTCCCCGCGGAGCAGCCTTTCCTGGtcaggccgccgcgccgccggtcGGTGCCGTCGAACGCTGTAAAGAACCCGGATGTAGGGCCCGGCATCAg CTCTGAACTGCGATTTTATGACAATGGCACAATTCAACTTGTGGACCGTCTATCAGAATCTCCTCTGTGGCAGTTCTCCACAGGACCACCTCTGTCCAAGCACATTACCACCACAAACTCTGATTTGAGCTATCTCATATATCCTTTGGACGAGTCTGATCTCGTGGAAGTTCATAATGGCACCGGTGTG AAACTTCCCTGGGAATTGGAAGAGTTTATCGCTAGAACTCCATACATACGGGATTCTGTGGTTACTATTGGATCAAAAGCCTCGACAACTTTTGCCGTTGATGCTGATAGTGGTGAGATCATTTACAAGCATAGTCTGCCAGCCGCCCTGAATGAGTTAGCAGTCCCGGCTGGGGAAGCACCATCCAAGTTAGATGTTGGTAGAAGTTCTAATATCATCGTGGTTGTGAGAACCGATTATTCTCTCAGTGCATCAGATCTTGGTGTACATTTGTTTAACTGGACACGGTCTTCTTTCTCTGCAAACTACTATGTTAAACAAAGCCATCCAAATATGCTTGAACAATCATCCTGTTTGCAAGAAAATATTCCGTGCATTAGGACTGATGGTGTACCGATCAAACTTACTTTACCTGATTCCAGTACAGCCAATGCACTTGTCTTGCAAGATGTGAACAAAGTTACCACTAGGGATGGTGCTGATGCTTTGAGACAACTTCAAACTTTGGTGATTCCACAACAAACTGCTAGCAAGTCTGGTGTAGCCCTGAATGGCACTCAGAATCAAACTGTTGATGGTGCTCTTGTTCATCTTGTCCCTGCTGACCCCCAAGCCAACAGGTTCACTAATAATGCTTATGGATTGCTATTCCCGGTGCTTACCTTATTGGTGGTCCTTGCTTGGCTGGTGAGGTTGGCCTATTCAAGCAAGTCTTGCAAGCAATTCATGAGTGTACTTATGAAGCCATTTGTTCGTGAACAGAAATCAATAGACCTTAGAGGGAAGTCAGAGGGAACATCTAAGAGAAGGAAAACACGGAAGAAAGATGGAAGGGCCAATAGCACAGAGATCGGTTCAGCATCTGACAAAGAGAGCAGTGGAACTGGTGGGTCAAATGAGATGCTGTATGCACTCCCTGATGGCCTTGATGGATGCCAGATTGGAAAACTTCGTGTTCACAAAAAGGAAATTGGTAAAGGGAGCAATGGCACAGTTGTCTTTGAGGGTTCCTATGATGGACGTGAAGTTGCAGTGAAACGCCTGCTTCGTTCACACACTGATATAGCCCAAAAAGAGATTCAGAATCTTATTGCATCGGATCGTGATCCTAATATTGTTAGACTGTATGGCTGTGATCAGGATGACAATTTTGTTTATATTTCCCTTGAGAGGTGCCGCTGCAGCTTGGCTGATCTGATCCAACAGCATACAGATCCATCTTTTTCAGATGTTGAGAAAATAGATGTAGAACTTTGGACGCAGGATGGACTTCCTTCGCCACAACTCCTAAAGCTGATGAG AGATGTTGTCGCTGGTATTGTGCATTTGCATAGTTTAGGAATCATACATCGCGATTTGAAGCCTCAGAATGTCTTAATAAGTAAGGAGGGATCTCTCAGTGCAAAGCTTTCTGATATGGGTATCAGTAAGCGTTTGCAAGAGGATATGTCGTCTCTTAGTCATCATGGCACTG GATATGGAAGCTCCGGTTGGCAAGCACCTGAGCAGCTTCGTCGTGCTAGTCAGACTCGCGCAATGGATTTATTTAGTTTGGGCTGCCTTATTTTCTATTGTATCACTAAAGGCAAGCATCCGTTTGGTGAGTACTATGAACGGGACATAAACATTATAAACGGTCACTTTGATCTCTTCGTGGTGGATCACATTCCAGAAGCGGTGCATCTTATTTCTCTGTTGTTACAACCAAAACCAGATGAGAG ACCCACAGCGGTGTACGCGATAAATCATCCTCTCTTTTGGAGCCCTGAGTTGCGGCTTTTGTTTCTAAGAGATACCAGCGATAGAATTGAGAAAACCACTGAAACTGACCTCCTTAATGCTTTGGAAAGCATAGGGCATCAAGCTTTTGGTGGAAAATGGCGAGAAAAGTTGGATGATGGTCTGGTTGCCGATGTGGGTCGTTATAGGAAATATAATTTCGAGTCAACTCGTGACCTTCTCAGGTTGATTAGAAACAAGTCAGGACATTACAGAGAGCTTCCAGCTGATCTCAAG GAGTTACTTGGGTCACTGCCTGAGGGATTTGATCGTTATTTCTCAATCCGATTTCCAAAGCTGCTGATTGAAGTGTACAAGGTCATGTCAGTTTATTGCAAGGATGAAGAAGATTTCAGGAAATATTTCATTGGGATCTCGGTATAA